In bacterium YEK0313, one genomic interval encodes:
- a CDS encoding leucine/isoleucine/valine transporter permease subunit, which translates to MRFIFKTRYEQDINLIQHGGQLFWYGLLVVALLALPLAASPYFLSQVSQVFIYVLIAYGLMLLAGFTGQMSLGHAAFMAVGAYAEAVLAIAGWPFFLSTAVAGLLAAAVGVIIGLPALRVRGLYLGIATLAFGTIVEEIIARAEPITGGNAGLMVPPIQLFGLRFADGVPFYYLALAFAVGGALVLINLLRSPTGRAFVAIRDSEISAQSMGVHLATYKTLSFAISAAFAGVGGALYAHNIRFLSPDQFTVIQSIELLMMVVIGGLGSIHGAVFGAIFLIALPQAINASKPFLPTALAEATGLQPTVFGLVLILMVLFEPLGIYGAWLKFRAYFDLFPFYRQGMFRRQKAFQKSDRLK; encoded by the coding sequence ATGCGCTTCATCTTCAAGACCCGCTACGAGCAGGACATCAACCTGATCCAGCATGGCGGCCAGCTGTTCTGGTACGGGCTGCTCGTCGTCGCCCTGCTCGCCCTGCCGCTCGCCGCCTCGCCCTATTTCCTCAGCCAGGTGAGCCAGGTGTTCATCTATGTGCTGATCGCCTATGGGCTGATGCTGCTTGCCGGCTTCACCGGCCAGATGTCGCTCGGCCATGCAGCCTTCATGGCGGTCGGCGCCTATGCGGAAGCGGTGCTCGCCATTGCCGGCTGGCCGTTCTTCCTGTCAACGGCGGTCGCCGGCCTGCTCGCCGCCGCCGTCGGCGTCATCATCGGCCTGCCGGCGCTGCGCGTGCGCGGCCTCTATCTCGGCATCGCGACACTCGCCTTCGGCACCATCGTCGAGGAGATCATCGCCCGCGCCGAGCCCATCACCGGCGGCAATGCCGGCCTGATGGTGCCGCCGATCCAGCTCTTCGGCCTGCGCTTCGCCGACGGCGTGCCGTTCTACTACCTCGCTCTCGCCTTCGCGGTCGGCGGCGCGCTCGTCCTGATCAACCTGCTGCGCTCGCCGACGGGCCGCGCCTTCGTCGCCATCCGCGACTCGGAGATCTCGGCGCAGAGCATGGGCGTGCATCTTGCCACCTACAAGACGCTGTCCTTTGCCATCAGCGCGGCCTTTGCCGGCGTCGGCGGCGCGCTCTACGCCCACAATATCCGCTTCCTGTCGCCCGACCAGTTCACCGTCATCCAGTCGATCGAGCTCCTGATGATGGTGGTGATCGGCGGCCTCGGCTCGATCCACGGCGCGGTGTTCGGCGCCATCTTCCTGATCGCGCTGCCGCAGGCGATCAACGCCTCGAAACCGTTCCTGCCGACCGCGCTCGCCGAAGCCACCGGCCTGCAGCCGACCGTCTTCGGCCTGGTGCTGATCCTCATGGTGCTGTTCGAACCGCTCGGCATCTACGGCGCCTGGCTCAAGTTCAGGGCCTATTTCGACCTGTTCCCGTTCTACCGGCAGGGCATGTTCCGCCGGCAGAAGGCCTTCCAGAAATCGGACCGGCTGAAATGA
- the livF_13 gene encoding High-affinity branched-chain amino acid transport ATP-binding protein LivF codes for MTSPVSTSEPILTLANVEAAYGAVKAIRGVSLSVPKGAIVTVLGANGAGKTTILKTISGILDPQKGAITFKGQAIDRRDPAEIVRLGLSHSPEGREVFPLLSVRNNLLMGAYTRADRDEVARDLELVEGYFPILKERASQEAGLLSGGQQQMLAISRALMSRPDLLLLDEPSLGLSPKLTQEIFSIVKRVNRERGVTMLLVEQNAAMALETADFGYILEQGRIVMEDTTARLREKDDVKEFYLGMKQAGVRGERRWKKKKMWR; via the coding sequence ATGACCAGCCCCGTGTCGACCAGCGAACCGATCCTGACGCTCGCCAATGTCGAGGCCGCCTATGGCGCGGTGAAGGCCATCCGCGGCGTCTCCCTGTCGGTGCCGAAAGGCGCGATCGTCACCGTGCTCGGCGCCAATGGCGCCGGCAAGACCACCATCCTGAAGACGATCTCGGGCATTCTCGATCCGCAGAAGGGCGCGATCACCTTCAAGGGCCAGGCGATCGACCGCCGCGACCCGGCCGAGATCGTCCGCCTGGGCCTCAGCCATTCGCCCGAAGGGCGCGAGGTGTTTCCGCTGCTCTCGGTGCGCAACAACCTGCTGATGGGCGCCTATACGCGCGCCGACCGCGACGAGGTGGCGCGCGACCTCGAACTGGTGGAGGGCTATTTCCCGATCCTGAAGGAGCGCGCGAGCCAGGAGGCTGGCCTCCTCTCCGGCGGCCAGCAGCAGATGCTCGCCATTTCCCGGGCGCTGATGTCGCGGCCCGATCTCCTGCTGCTCGACGAGCCCTCGCTCGGCCTGTCGCCGAAGCTGACCCAGGAGATCTTCTCGATCGTCAAAAGGGTCAACCGCGAGCGCGGGGTCACCATGCTGCTGGTCGAGCAGAATGCCGCCATGGCGCTGGAAACCGCCGATTTCGGCTACATCCTCGAACAGGGCCGGATCGTCATGGAAGACACCACGGCGCGCCTGCGCGAAAAGGACGACGTGAAGGAATTCTACCTCGGCATGAAGCAGGCCGGCGTGCGCGGCGAGCGGCGCTGGAAGAAAAAGAAGATGTGGCGCTGA
- the accA1_2 gene encoding Acetyl-/propionyl-coenzyme A carboxylase alpha chain produces MATARTVTGPTPFRTVLVANRGEIALRIMRTARRAGYGVVAVYSSADAGARHVEMADRAVHIGEALPSQSYLAIDRIIAAAREAGADAVHPGYGFLAENAAFAAACREAGLVFIGPSPEAIEAMGNKAGAKAIMAEAGVPVVPGYQGEDQSPERLAAEAERIGYPVMIKAVAGGGGRGMRLVAEAGRLADLLAQAKSEASHAFGDPTVILERAIVDPRHIEIQVFGDRHGGAVHLGERDCSVQRRHQKLVEEAPSPAVSPELRAAMGETAVKAVKALGYEGAGTLEFLLDRTGAFYFMEMNTRLQVEHPVTELITGLDLVEWQFRVAAGERLPLDQEAIRFAGHAIEVRLCAEDPADDFMPQSGRIAHWAMPDSLRVETAVGAGSEVPPFYDSMIAKVIAHGANREEARRKLSHGLAQAAVLGLKTNQGFLARTLDHPVFAAGEATTGFVARHAGELTRRPQPGLPLPVAAALVLYATDTAPAHRGTARHLGPPLPVPMLIEVDGGTAEVGVFRARDGRHHVMFGGEEFVLRIVAVEPNGLGLDREGTISRIVYARDGATLALQAGADAVIIRDLTRAPATAAGAEAGDGRLLAAMTGRIVAVHVAAGDTVVAGQPIVTLEAMKMEHVHAAPAAGRLAEIVVAPGEQVTAHRLIARIEPAA; encoded by the coding sequence ATGGCAACAGCCCGAACGGTCACCGGACCGACGCCGTTCCGCACCGTGCTGGTCGCCAACCGGGGCGAAATCGCGCTGCGCATCATGCGCACCGCGCGCCGCGCCGGTTACGGCGTGGTGGCGGTCTATTCCTCCGCCGATGCCGGCGCCCGGCATGTCGAGATGGCCGACCGCGCCGTGCATATCGGCGAGGCGCTGCCGAGCCAGTCCTATCTTGCCATCGACCGCATCATCGCCGCCGCGCGGGAGGCCGGGGCCGATGCCGTGCATCCCGGCTACGGCTTCCTTGCCGAGAATGCCGCCTTCGCCGCGGCCTGCCGCGAGGCCGGCCTCGTCTTCATCGGCCCCTCGCCGGAGGCGATCGAGGCCATGGGCAACAAGGCCGGGGCCAAGGCGATCATGGCGGAGGCCGGCGTGCCCGTCGTGCCCGGCTACCAGGGCGAGGACCAGAGCCCCGAGCGCCTCGCGGCGGAGGCCGAACGGATCGGCTATCCCGTCATGATCAAGGCGGTGGCCGGCGGCGGCGGCCGCGGCATGCGGCTCGTCGCCGAAGCCGGGCGCCTCGCCGATCTGCTCGCCCAGGCGAAATCGGAGGCGAGCCACGCCTTCGGCGATCCGACCGTGATCCTGGAACGGGCCATCGTCGATCCGCGCCATATCGAGATCCAGGTGTTCGGCGACCGCCACGGCGGCGCCGTGCATCTCGGCGAGCGCGACTGCTCGGTGCAGCGCCGCCACCAGAAGCTCGTCGAGGAAGCGCCCTCGCCGGCCGTGTCGCCCGAGCTGCGCGCCGCCATGGGCGAAACCGCGGTCAAGGCCGTGAAGGCGCTCGGCTACGAGGGCGCCGGCACGCTCGAATTCCTGCTCGACCGCACGGGCGCCTTCTACTTCATGGAAATGAACACGCGCCTGCAGGTCGAGCATCCGGTGACGGAGCTGATCACCGGGCTCGACCTCGTCGAATGGCAGTTCAGGGTCGCCGCCGGCGAAAGGCTGCCGCTCGACCAGGAGGCGATCCGCTTTGCCGGCCATGCGATCGAGGTCAGGCTCTGCGCCGAGGACCCGGCCGACGATTTCATGCCGCAGTCCGGCCGCATCGCCCATTGGGCCATGCCCGACAGCCTGCGGGTGGAAACGGCCGTCGGCGCCGGCAGCGAGGTGCCGCCCTTCTACGATTCGATGATCGCCAAGGTGATCGCCCATGGCGCGAACCGGGAGGAGGCACGCCGCAAGCTGAGCCACGGCCTCGCCCAGGCGGCCGTGTTGGGCCTGAAGACCAACCAGGGCTTCCTCGCGCGGACGCTCGATCATCCGGTCTTCGCCGCGGGCGAGGCGACGACCGGCTTCGTTGCCCGCCATGCCGGCGAGCTGACCCGCCGGCCGCAGCCCGGCCTGCCGCTGCCGGTGGCCGCCGCGCTCGTTCTCTACGCGACCGATACCGCGCCGGCCCATCGCGGCACGGCGCGCCATCTCGGCCCGCCGCTGCCCGTACCGATGCTGATCGAGGTCGACGGCGGGACGGCCGAGGTGGGCGTCTTCAGGGCCCGCGACGGCCGGCATCACGTGATGTTCGGCGGCGAGGAATTCGTGCTGCGGATCGTCGCCGTCGAACCGAACGGCCTCGGCCTCGACCGCGAGGGAACGATCAGCCGGATCGTCTATGCGCGCGACGGCGCGACGCTCGCGCTGCAAGCCGGCGCCGATGCCGTCATCATCCGCGACCTCACCCGCGCCCCGGCCACCGCCGCGGGGGCCGAGGCCGGCGACGGCCGCCTGCTCGCCGCCATGACCGGCCGCATCGTCGCGGTGCATGTGGCAGCCGGCGACACGGTCGTGGCCGGCCAGCCGATCGTGACGCTGGAGGCGATGAAGATGGAACATGTCCATGCCGCCCCGGCCGCAGGCCGGCTGGCCGAGATCGTGGTCGCGCCCGGCGAGCAGGTCACCGCCCACCGGCTGATCGCGCGGATCGAGCCCGCCGCCTAG
- the cysA_2 gene encoding Sulfate/thiosulfate import ATP-binding protein CysA, with the protein MTEPLFEAKGLSVQFGGLKAVDNVGFSVDKGEVFTIIGPNGAGKTTVFNIISRIYDPSAGTISFEGRDITGVAPHKIAGLGIARTFQNIELFEQATVLQNLLIGAHVHRTTHPLAEALFLPSVKRAEVRLREHVEEIIEFLDLAVHRDSMVAGLPYGARKVVELGRALAIRPKLLLLDEPSSGLNVEETEDMAFWIEDITKDLGITVIMVEHDMTLVSRVSDRVLAINQGRVLALGTPDAVQSHPAVVEAYLGRTEPEAVPA; encoded by the coding sequence ATGACGGAGCCCCTGTTCGAAGCGAAAGGCCTGTCGGTCCAGTTCGGCGGCCTGAAAGCCGTCGACAATGTCGGCTTCAGCGTCGACAAGGGCGAGGTCTTCACGATCATCGGCCCGAACGGCGCCGGCAAGACCACCGTCTTCAACATCATCAGCCGGATCTACGATCCGAGCGCCGGCACGATCAGCTTCGAAGGCCGCGACATCACCGGCGTCGCGCCGCACAAGATCGCCGGGCTCGGCATTGCCCGCACCTTCCAGAACATCGAGCTGTTCGAGCAGGCGACCGTCCTGCAGAACCTCTTGATCGGCGCCCATGTGCACCGGACCACCCACCCGCTCGCCGAGGCGCTGTTCCTGCCTTCGGTGAAGCGCGCGGAGGTGCGCCTGCGCGAGCATGTCGAGGAGATCATCGAGTTCCTCGACCTCGCCGTGCACCGCGACAGCATGGTGGCGGGCCTGCCCTATGGCGCGCGCAAGGTGGTCGAGCTCGGCCGGGCGCTGGCGATCCGGCCGAAGCTGCTGCTGCTCGACGAACCTTCCTCCGGCCTCAATGTCGAGGAGACCGAGGACATGGCCTTCTGGATCGAGGACATCACCAAGGACCTCGGCATCACCGTCATCATGGTGGAGCACGACATGACGCTGGTCTCGCGGGTGTCGGACCGGGTGCTGGCGATCAACCAGGGCCGGGTCCTCGCGCTCGGCACCCCCGACGCGGTGCAGAGCCACCCGGCCGTCGTCGAGGCCTATCTCGGCCGGACCGAGCCCGAGGCGGTGCCGGCATGA
- the livH_13 gene encoding High-affinity branched-chain amino acid transport system permease protein LivH — translation MQIVQLLISGLAQGCIYGLIALGFVLIYKATETVNFAQGELMMIGAFAGLFAATTLGLPYWLVILFAMAATAVVGYCLERVVLRPVLGHPAFAVVMVTIGLSYMGRGLVTMLPVVGTDTHSLPVPFRGETYRLGGLVISAEHIVIIVTTFALCALLAAVFRYTKVGVAMQAMSQNQLAAYYMGIPVKRLSSLIWAISAGVAAIAGILLAPLTFIHANMGLIGIKAFPAAVIGGFTSLPGAIVGGLIIGVVESFAGFYLMEGFKDVAAFVVVLAMLVFKPTGLFGETARKKV, via the coding sequence TTGCAGATCGTTCAGCTGCTGATCAGCGGCCTGGCGCAAGGGTGCATCTACGGCCTGATCGCGCTCGGCTTCGTGCTGATCTACAAGGCGACCGAGACCGTCAACTTCGCCCAGGGCGAGCTGATGATGATCGGCGCCTTCGCCGGCCTGTTCGCCGCAACCACGCTCGGCCTGCCCTACTGGCTGGTCATCCTGTTCGCCATGGCCGCCACGGCCGTGGTCGGCTACTGCCTCGAGCGCGTCGTCCTGAGGCCGGTCCTCGGCCACCCGGCCTTCGCCGTGGTCATGGTGACCATCGGCCTCAGCTATATGGGCCGCGGGCTCGTCACCATGCTCCCGGTGGTCGGCACCGACACCCACAGCCTGCCGGTGCCGTTCCGCGGCGAGACCTATCGGCTCGGCGGCCTGGTGATCAGCGCCGAGCACATCGTCATCATCGTGACCACGTTCGCGCTCTGCGCCCTGCTCGCCGCGGTGTTCCGCTACACCAAGGTCGGCGTCGCCATGCAGGCCATGTCGCAGAACCAGCTCGCCGCCTACTACATGGGCATTCCGGTGAAGCGGCTGTCCAGCCTGATCTGGGCGATCAGCGCCGGTGTCGCGGCGATCGCCGGCATCCTGCTCGCGCCGCTCACCTTCATCCACGCCAATATGGGCCTCATCGGCATCAAGGCGTTCCCGGCGGCGGTCATCGGCGGCTTCACCAGCCTGCCCGGCGCGATCGTCGGCGGCCTGATCATCGGCGTCGTCGAGTCCTTTGCCGGCTTCTACCTCATGGAAGGCTTCAAGGACGTCGCCGCCTTCGTCGTCGTGCTCGCCATGCTGGTGTTCAAGCCCACCGGCCTGTTCGGCGAAACCGCCCGCAAGAAGGTGTGA
- the kce_2 gene encoding 3-keto-5-aminohexanoate cleavage enzyme, protein MSDKAIITCALNGVLTDPKQHAVPVTPAEMAAEARRAFEAGASVMHIHLRQQGEGKGHLPSWDPALSAEVQAAIRAACPGVVINHTSGVVGPDFSGALACIAETRPEMAACNAGSLNYLKVKADGTWAWKPMLFDNPVEKIKAYLDVMAAAGTLPEFECFDVGIARCVAMYSQVGMVKGPLQYNFVMGVDSGMPADPDLLPILRRLKAADANWQVTAIGRAGIWPLHRACAEQGGHLRSGLEDTFYLPDGAKVASNGALIEQLAAYVREAGREVASPAEARRLLKLQ, encoded by the coding sequence ATGAGCGACAAGGCGATCATCACCTGCGCGCTGAACGGCGTGCTGACCGACCCGAAACAGCATGCCGTGCCGGTGACGCCGGCCGAGATGGCTGCCGAGGCCCGCCGCGCCTTCGAGGCGGGCGCCTCGGTCATGCACATCCACCTGCGCCAGCAGGGCGAGGGCAAGGGCCATCTGCCGTCCTGGGATCCGGCGCTCTCGGCCGAGGTGCAGGCGGCGATCCGCGCGGCCTGTCCTGGTGTCGTCATCAACCACACGTCGGGCGTGGTCGGCCCGGACTTTTCGGGCGCACTCGCCTGCATCGCCGAGACGCGGCCGGAAATGGCCGCCTGCAATGCCGGCTCGCTCAACTATCTCAAGGTGAAGGCGGACGGCACCTGGGCCTGGAAGCCCATGCTGTTCGACAACCCGGTCGAAAAGATCAAGGCCTATCTCGACGTGATGGCCGCGGCCGGCACGCTGCCGGAATTCGAGTGTTTCGACGTCGGCATCGCGCGCTGCGTCGCCATGTATTCGCAGGTCGGCATGGTGAAGGGGCCGCTCCAGTACAATTTCGTCATGGGCGTGGACTCCGGCATGCCCGCCGATCCCGATCTTCTGCCGATCCTCCGGCGGCTCAAGGCGGCGGACGCCAACTGGCAGGTCACCGCCATCGGCCGCGCCGGCATCTGGCCGCTGCACCGGGCCTGCGCCGAACAGGGCGGGCACCTGCGGTCCGGCCTCGAAGACACGTTCTACCTGCCCGACGGCGCGAAGGTTGCGTCGAACGGCGCCTTGATCGAACAATTGGCGGCCTATGTACGAGAAGCGGGGCGCGAGGTTGCGAGCCCCGCCGAAGCACGCAGGCTCTTGAAGCTGCAATAA
- the livJ_3 gene encoding Leu/Ile/Val-binding protein precursor, producing MRQHVRTALALALGLVAGPALAQQTQGVSASQITLGTIQDLSGPVAAYGKQARNGMQMYFDELNARGGIHGRRVSLLVEDSAYDPRKALLAAQKLVNSDRIFMMIGHIGTAQNMAAMPVQFERNVANFMPLTAAREMYLPAQPLKMAYVTAYYDQVRTMLPELVRERSLKRACVVYQDDEFGLEVLRGGEAALQTLNQTYVERTSFKRGATEFSSQVARLKAANCDLVVMGTIIRETVGVLAEAKKVGLDAVFVGTAAAYTHLIPQLGGRVTEGFYAVMTTAHPYPDDPSAEIRDWAQRYKARFGEDPTVFSAFGWQVSHLFTEAAMKAGPNLTPQSFNQAIETTRYGTDMFGSQGCAITPQNRLCNNAARLSQIRDGRWVVARDWVHGEAPAH from the coding sequence ATGAGACAGCACGTTCGGACGGCCCTGGCGCTCGCGCTCGGCCTCGTCGCCGGCCCGGCGCTCGCCCAGCAGACGCAAGGAGTGAGCGCCAGCCAGATCACGCTCGGCACGATCCAGGATCTGTCCGGCCCGGTCGCCGCCTACGGCAAGCAGGCCCGCAACGGCATGCAGATGTATTTCGACGAGCTCAATGCGCGCGGCGGCATTCACGGCCGGCGCGTCAGCCTGCTCGTCGAGGACAGCGCCTACGATCCGCGCAAGGCGCTGCTCGCCGCCCAGAAGCTGGTCAACAGCGACCGCATCTTCATGATGATCGGCCATATCGGCACGGCCCAGAACATGGCGGCCATGCCTGTGCAGTTCGAGCGCAATGTGGCGAACTTCATGCCGCTCACCGCGGCGCGCGAGATGTACCTGCCCGCCCAGCCGCTGAAGATGGCCTATGTCACGGCCTATTACGACCAGGTGCGCACCATGCTGCCCGAGCTCGTTCGCGAGCGCAGCCTGAAGCGCGCCTGCGTCGTCTACCAGGACGACGAGTTCGGCCTTGAAGTGCTGCGCGGCGGAGAGGCCGCGCTGCAGACGCTGAATCAGACCTATGTCGAGCGCACCTCGTTCAAGCGCGGTGCCACCGAATTCTCCTCACAGGTCGCCCGTCTCAAGGCCGCCAACTGCGACCTCGTGGTCATGGGCACGATCATCCGCGAGACCGTGGGCGTGCTGGCGGAAGCCAAGAAGGTCGGGCTCGACGCCGTCTTCGTCGGCACGGCGGCCGCCTATACCCATCTCATCCCGCAGCTCGGCGGCCGCGTCACCGAAGGCTTCTATGCGGTGATGACCACCGCCCACCCCTATCCCGACGATCCGAGCGCCGAGATCCGTGACTGGGCGCAGCGCTACAAGGCGCGTTTTGGCGAAGATCCGACCGTGTTCTCCGCCTTCGGCTGGCAGGTCAGCCACCTCTTCACCGAAGCGGCCATGAAGGCGGGGCCGAACCTGACGCCGCAGAGCTTCAACCAGGCGATCGAGACGACCCGCTACGGCACCGACATGTTCGGCAGCCAGGGCTGCGCGATCACGCCGCAGAACCGCCTCTGCAACAATGCCGCGCGCCTGTCGCAGATCCGCGACGGCCGCTGGGTTGTGGCGCGCGACTGGGTGCACGGCGAGGCCCCGGCCCACTGA
- a CDS encoding Long-chain-fatty-acid--CoA ligase FadD15 has product MFEIWPSQAIRPPKTPAGRTVAEVFTAAVAMRGDKTALRQKHYGLWQSTTWADMGRIAREIALGLAALGLQPGDVASILSNTRREWTFADYAILCAGGVSNGIYPTDAPEQCEYLINDSHSRFVFVEDEEQLDKILEIRARTPQLDRIIVFDTEGLSRYSDPQVMSLDELRALGRDEERAKPGLWEERLGSRRPADLAILVYTSGTTGKPKGAMITHSNIIAAISVITTETLKQNEDDQRMAFLPLCHVAERVGGQFIALYSGATLNFVENPETVPENVREIQPTIFFAVPRIWEKFYSGVTIRLKEATPLQRLVYGWAIAQGTKAADLHIDGKPVPLGLRLKVLAGRWLALNNVRKMIGIHQCRFMATGAAPISPDLIRWYFALGVPLLELWGMTETTGVGTIVPVDQIRPGMIGRPVSTVDMKISPDSEILIRGPTIIAGYLNQPEKTSEAIRGGWLHTGDVGLVDNEGFFKITDRMKDIIITAGGKNITPSELENELKFSPYITDAVVIGDRRPYLTALVMIDQENVEKFAQDRDIPFSNYASLCRAPAVIELIGAEVERVNAKVARVEQVKTFRLIDQQLTAEDEELTPTMKLKRGLVQKKYAELIESMYRSAAA; this is encoded by the coding sequence ATGTTCGAGATCTGGCCATCCCAGGCGATCCGCCCGCCGAAAACGCCCGCGGGCAGGACCGTCGCCGAAGTCTTCACCGCAGCGGTTGCCATGCGTGGCGACAAGACCGCGCTCAGGCAGAAACATTATGGCCTCTGGCAGTCCACCACCTGGGCCGACATGGGCAGGATCGCCCGCGAGATCGCGCTCGGCCTTGCGGCCCTCGGGCTTCAGCCCGGCGACGTCGCATCGATCCTCTCCAATACGCGGCGCGAATGGACCTTCGCCGACTACGCGATCCTCTGCGCCGGCGGCGTGTCGAACGGCATCTATCCCACCGACGCACCCGAGCAGTGCGAATATCTGATCAACGACTCGCACAGCCGCTTCGTCTTCGTCGAGGACGAGGAACAGCTCGACAAGATCCTGGAGATCCGGGCCCGCACGCCGCAGCTCGACAGGATCATCGTCTTCGATACCGAGGGCCTGTCGCGCTATTCCGACCCGCAGGTGATGAGCCTCGATGAGCTGCGCGCGCTCGGCCGCGACGAGGAGCGCGCGAAACCCGGCCTCTGGGAGGAGCGGCTCGGATCGCGCAGGCCGGCGGATCTCGCCATCCTCGTCTACACATCCGGGACGACGGGCAAGCCGAAGGGCGCGATGATCACCCACAGCAACATCATCGCGGCCATCTCGGTGATCACGACCGAGACGCTGAAGCAGAACGAGGACGACCAGCGCATGGCCTTCCTGCCGCTCTGCCACGTCGCCGAGCGGGTCGGCGGCCAGTTCATCGCGCTCTATTCCGGCGCCACGCTGAACTTCGTCGAGAACCCCGAGACCGTGCCGGAGAATGTGCGCGAGATCCAACCGACCATCTTTTTCGCGGTGCCGCGGATCTGGGAGAAGTTCTATTCGGGCGTGACGATCCGCCTGAAGGAGGCGACGCCGCTGCAGCGCCTCGTCTATGGCTGGGCGATCGCGCAGGGCACCAAGGCCGCCGATCTTCATATCGACGGCAAGCCCGTGCCGCTCGGGCTGCGCCTGAAGGTGCTCGCCGGCCGGTGGCTCGCGCTCAACAATGTCCGCAAGATGATCGGCATCCACCAATGCCGGTTCATGGCGACAGGCGCCGCACCGATCTCGCCCGATCTGATCCGCTGGTATTTCGCGCTCGGCGTACCGCTGCTCGAGCTCTGGGGCATGACGGAGACGACCGGGGTCGGCACCATCGTGCCGGTCGACCAGATCAGGCCGGGCATGATCGGGCGGCCGGTCAGTACGGTGGACATGAAGATTTCTCCGGACAGCGAGATTCTCATCCGGGGGCCGACGATCATAGCCGGCTATCTGAACCAGCCCGAGAAAACCAGCGAGGCGATCCGCGGCGGCTGGCTCCACACCGGCGATGTCGGCCTCGTCGACAACGAGGGCTTCTTCAAGATCACCGACCGGATGAAGGACATCATCATCACCGCCGGCGGCAAGAACATCACGCCGAGCGAGCTCGAGAACGAGCTGAAATTCTCGCCCTATATCACCGACGCCGTCGTCATCGGCGACCGCCGGCCCTATCTCACGGCCCTCGTCATGATCGACCAGGAGAATGTCGAGAAGTTCGCGCAGGACCGCGACATCCCCTTTTCCAACTATGCGAGCCTGTGCCGCGCGCCCGCGGTGATCGAGCTGATCGGCGCCGAGGTCGAACGGGTCAACGCCAAGGTCGCCCGCGTCGAGCAGGTCAAGACCTTCCGCCTGATCGACCAGCAGCTCACCGCCGAGGACGAGGAGCTGACCCCGACGATGAAGCTGAAGCGCGGCCTGGTGCAGAAGAAATATGCCGAGCTGATCGAGAGCATGTACCGCAGCGCCGCTGCCTGA
- the echA8_4 gene encoding putative enoyl-CoA hydratase echA8: MSDTVLIDKRGAALWITINRPDRRNALNAEVIAGIARGYGEAHADDTVRAIVLTGGGDKAFCAGADLTGGQAAFRDLAKPNSDYADLLRLAQNATKPSIARVNGVCMAGGMGLLCMTDMAVAADTVVFGLPEVKVGVFPMQVLSLLQVTVPRRIVNEWCLTGEPFDAAEAKAAGLVNHVVPAAELDAKVQWLIGRLADKSPTAIRRGKYAMRAIAAMSFDEAIAYTEAQIALTAATEDAREGVAAFVEKRKPNWTGR; this comes from the coding sequence ATGTCCGACACGGTTCTCATCGACAAGCGCGGCGCGGCGCTCTGGATCACCATCAACCGGCCCGACCGGCGCAACGCCCTCAATGCAGAGGTGATCGCCGGCATCGCCCGAGGCTATGGCGAAGCCCATGCCGACGACACGGTGCGCGCCATCGTGCTGACCGGCGGCGGCGACAAGGCCTTCTGCGCCGGCGCCGACCTCACCGGCGGCCAGGCGGCCTTCCGCGACCTTGCCAAGCCCAACAGCGACTATGCCGACCTGCTGCGGCTCGCCCAGAACGCCACCAAGCCGTCGATCGCGCGCGTCAACGGCGTCTGCATGGCCGGCGGCATGGGCCTTCTGTGCATGACCGACATGGCGGTCGCCGCCGACACCGTCGTGTTCGGCCTGCCGGAGGTGAAGGTCGGCGTCTTCCCGATGCAGGTGCTGAGCCTCCTGCAGGTGACCGTGCCCCGGCGTATCGTCAACGAATGGTGCCTCACCGGCGAACCCTTCGACGCAGCCGAGGCGAAGGCGGCCGGGCTCGTCAACCACGTCGTGCCGGCGGCTGAGCTCGATGCCAAGGTCCAATGGCTGATCGGCCGCCTCGCCGACAAGTCGCCGACCGCCATCCGGCGCGGCAAATATGCCATGCGCGCCATCGCCGCCATGTCGTTCGACGAGGCGATCGCCTACACCGAGGCGCAGATCGCCCTGACCGCGGCGACCGAGGATGCCCGCGAGGGCGTCGCCGCCTTCGTCGAAAAGCGCAAGCCGAACTGGACCGGACGCTGA